The Aedes albopictus strain Foshan chromosome 2, AalbF5, whole genome shotgun sequence region ATTCAGGAACGGGAGATCCATCAGCGAGGGCCGATACAGATCCTTGGTTCCGTTCTGGCCGTCTTCGATCTTGAGCGTTACCGTACCGTCATGTTGTTCATCGTCTTCCTCGTGATGCTGCACCTCTCCAAGAGATCCCTCGATACTCGTTGGAGGACTGTAAACGCTTCCCAGATGCGCCGGAATAGTCTTGAACGGAGGAACTCCATCGATCAACGCTGGTGTCGTGGACGTAGTATTCCTGACTCCATTATCTTGGTAAGGCTCCTCTTCCCTGAATAGGTAGTTCAATACATTCTCCAGACTGAACATACCATTCGGTTCCGGTTCCGTGGAATTTCTCACCATCTGAGTTGTTTCCATTTCAACCGGTACCACCGTGTAGTCCATACCACCACGCAGCGGAAGCGCCGAAGCACCCTCGATACTCGATACCATGTCAACTTCCTCAACCGAATTTCCCATCGTCGACAGATAGTTTGCATCCGTCGTGATCGAGATGATTTGCTTGTCGTACTCGGCACTATCGTCAACGGTATCCGTATCTAGCAGGTCATCCAACGAGGAATGGTTGTTTTTGGCAACCGAGTGGTACACGGAGAAGAGCTTTTCTTTATCCTCGATGAGGCTCATCAACGGTGGTGCCGGCTCCGGTCGGATGACGTCTATGAATGGGTTAGCGATGGTCGCTGAATAGAGAAAAATGGAAGGAAACGACAAGTTAGATGTACGTATTTGAAAGACTACAATGTGTTGTTGAGAGGCCGAATGCTAGAAGTTGATACCCAGCTCAATACCACTGCTGAAGCTCAGAAAAAGCATGGATCTAAAGGATATGCGGTGATTTTATGCAACACTCAATGATGCGTGACACAAAACTGCGTCAGGAAGGAAATTCTGAATTGAAAGATCTGGATCCCGTAGGGAAAAATTATCCCAGGGATTACGCTACCAAATATGTGGACTTACCTCCAAATGTGGAAGCAGTGGTGTTGATTGCTATCTTCGCAGCGTACTCTTCGGTCGTCTTATCAGTCGGGAACGCAGTTGTCACGTACGGTTCATAGTAGAAGTCCTCCTTGATGTGATCCTTTGGAAGGAATCCACCTGAAAGCAATCATACAGGAACGATTACACATCGGGAAATCTTTCAAACTCCTCCAACATACCTTCAGTTTTCGTCGGTGGCGAGAATCCACTGCTGCCGGCAACCGATTTCTCTTCCATCCGGAACAGCGGATGCTCCGTACTAACAACGTCCATTTTCGCGTTATAAACAACCGGTTCGTATTTTTCCTTGTGATTTGGATAGTACACGTTCTTCTCCGGATAGCCAACGCCGTACTTGTCGTACACGGGAACGTACGTCCCCTCCTGCGGCACCTCGTACTTCGTGGGGATGAACTTCTTCAGCTCGTTCTTGAAGTGTTCCTTCTTGGCGTGCAGTTCGTACTTGGCCAGCGCATCCGTATCGTACTCGTAGTCCGTGTCGGCAATGGTGTCGTACTTGTCCCGGATGATCTTCGTGTTGTAGTGGTTACTCTTGCCGTCCAGGTCGTAGCCTTCCGTTAGGGCCGGGTAGCTGCTCAACGACTGATCGTAGCTGTAGTCGTATTTCGGAGGTTTGAATGGCATTCCGGGGTGGATTTCATGATCGTGAGGCACACCGTACGGCTCGTAGCTTTCGGTGATGATTGGGTAGTTGGTTGGATTGGGTTTGTAGAAGTCGTATGGAGCGGCAAGTGGAATTGGAGCCTCGTTTTTCTTAACCGCGTCAGCCGGCAGGAAGGGGATGATTTTGAGGTTTGGTAGACTGGGTGGAAGAGTAGGTTCACTGTAGTCTAGGTCGATGTCAGATTCGAGGATCGACGGTATACTGCTGGGACGATGGAACTCGCCGATCGGAATTGGTTTTGGAGTTACAGGCCGGTATTCCGTTTTGTTTTTGGTATTCTGTTTGGATTCATTTCTCGTTGAATCGAAAATGTTGGAGAGTTCTGTTAGTAATACTGACAGCAGATTGTTCTCCTTCGTTACAAGGGGCTTAGTTGTGTTCTTCTGAGAAGGCGTCTTGATCTTCTGAGTTGTCGTAGTCACTGATACTTCTGTCGTGGTTTGGACATCATGTTCCGTAATCGGAAGGTCGGTTTCACTCTCACTCTTGAACTCCATCTTATCATCATCAATAAAAGTGGTCGGCGCTACGGTAGATGTTACTTCAAAAGAACCCACTGTAGTTCCCACATCGTCTTCTTCACTTTGTTCGGTCGTGGTTCCCTCATTGGACGACTCAGTCGTCAACATATCTTCAACCAGCATTTCATCGCCCTTGTAATCCACCGTCGACTCATCACTTGAATCCGTCTCATCATTTACTGCACCAGATGTTGTTGATTCTTGGGAAGTTCCTTCCGTCGTGACCTCACTTCGTTCCGTCGACACTTCTTCGGTTGAAGACGGCACCGTTGTGGAAACAACCACCGCAGGAAGCACCGTGGTAGGAATCTTCTCTACCTCAAACCCAACGAACTTGTTGTTCGGTCGTTTAGTGGCAATCGTTGTAGTCGCAGGAATCGGTTCGACCTTCTCGATTTTCGCATTCAGGGAACTGATGATAGACTCCACGGCTGAACTGGTGACCGAATCGTCTATTTTGATAACGACGTCGATTGGGGCGTTCGTTGTGGTGCTTTCCGTCACTACCGATTCTTCCGAAGAAGATCGTTCCGCGCTTTCAGTTGTCGAAGAGATGGTTTCCGTTTCCACGCTCTTGGCCGTTGATGTCTCCGCGCTATCAATGTCGTCATCACCATATTCTTCAGATGATTCAAGATCCGTGAGGGAATTCGACACGTCAGTTGGATTTTCCTTGAGGAGGGAATCTGACTCTAAGTCCTGAAATTCTGGCTCCGCTTTGGTTAGATCGATATCTAGCGGAATCGTAAGGTTAACTTTCTGTTGGAGGGGAAGCGTAGTTGTTTCCAATATGGGAAGAACTGTCGTTGTGACTGTACTTGAAGATGTAGTTGTAGATGGTACCTGCGTTGTCGTTGTAGTGGTCGGAAGTGGAGTTGTTGTCGGAGTCGTTGATGGAGTCTTCGTTGTCGTTACAGTTGTTTTAGTTGTTGTAGTTGATGGAGTTTCCGTAGTTGTGGTTGTGGTCGTTCTCGCTGTAGTAGTAGATGGTTCAGTTCTCGCAGTAGTAGATGGTACAGTTCTTGTAGTAGTAGATGGTACCGTTCTCGCAGTAGTAGATGGTACAGTTCTCGTAGTAGTAGTGGGTACCATTCTCGTAGTAGTAGATGGTAAAGTTGTTGTAGTGGGTATAGCTGTAGTAGACGGTGCAGTCGTAGTCGTGGAGGTCGATGATACAGTTGTGGTTGAGGGAGTTGTCGTACTTGTAGTTGTCTGTGTCTTGGTAGTAGTTGGTGCGGGTTTAAGTGTAGTGCTAACTCGCCGAATCGGTGGAGAGGTCACTCTCACCGGGAAGTTGAAGTCGGGTTTCTCGATGTAAACCGTTTGAGGCTCTCGAACTATCTCAACTCGTACTGTGTGTACTTCAGTTATGCTCTCCGTAGTGGAACTAATCTCTGGTGCAGTTGAGGCCGGAGTTGTTTCCAACAGATCATCAGCGTTGCTGTCGATGAACTCCAGACCTGCTTTCAGGAAGTCGAAGAAACTCTTCTCAGATGTTGAGCTCACTGGTGGTGCCTCGGTAACTATCAGTTCTGTTGCATTTTTCGCCTCTGGTTTCGGCTCATCCGGATCTGGCCCAAACAGGATGGAAAAGAAATCGAACGACTCTTCTTCCTCTTCAATCTTTCGTGAGCTCTGTCGCTTCTGGTCACCGATTTCTGAAACGAGCGTAGAGTTATCAACAGAACCACGGAATACTCGAGATCCGGCCTTTAACTTACTACAATCGTACCgcactgcacagcattctcctcGTGGAACACGTGGCGTACAACCCTTGATGGCCGGAGCACACTTCTTCGGGGTACACTTCTGTTCTCCTCTGATGCAGAAGCAAACCTGACAAGGATCCGGACTGCTTATCCTTTCTCCTTCAGGATATAACTTCCCATCAACCGAACATCCAGTGCTCTTGAAACCCTTACGCTCGACCGTTCGCAGATAGTGACGATTGTTGATTCTTCTGATTTGATTGGGCGATTCTGTAGATACAACCTCCTTCACAGGTATCTTCCCGGTACAGTCATACCGAATGGGACAGCACGCCGAATCTATGAAAATCGGCGCACAACGAGGATTCGGCAAGGCACATTTGGGTTTGACACACTTCTGCCGCCCGTTGATACAGTAGCAGTAGGAGCACAGCGAGGACGATGTCATTGCTGAACCAGATTTGTACACGGTTCCGTTGACGATGCACGCTGAAAGAAAGTCAAACAAAATAGGAGTAATTACAGTAGGCGACATTCCCAGCCCGACCCAACTAATACGGTACCTCCGGTTTCCTCCACGTCTTCATCGTCAGACCTACGGAGGTAGGAATTGGGATTGGAAAGTCGCTCTTCGGCTTCCTTCTCGTAGTAGTCCAGGAAGTGAATTTTCTTACGATCACCGCTGTTTTTGGACGTTAGATGAAGTTTGGAACACTGCAGATAGGGACAGCAGGCACCGCTCTTGTGCACCAAGATGCAACCACGTGGTGGTGGAATGGGTTGTTCTGAAATTGGGAACAATAGTTAGCCAATTGGAATAGAAATCGTGAACTCCATCATGCTGGCAGCGGatgatctagatcatccaaataCAACTTGGATTGCAAACTTTAAGATCTACAGGGTTAACCAATGAATCGATTCATAACAATGGAATACGCGAGAATCGTCAAGCAGTGCAGGATGAAGAAATGAGATTGACACATTTTTGGCAGGAGAACTTCAAGAGAAGTTCAAAGGAGATCTCCAAAAGGAGCTCCAAATGTATTCGAAGTTCCATGAGGAGTAACAAGGATAActcgaagaccactttatcaaaaagacttgcagcactgtCGAAGATCGGGAGTAACTATTACCAGCGCCACCACAGATGAAGATGGAACATtttatgatagtgtgtgtaaatcttcatactcgcaccaatacactcttacatttttatacaaaggtaccaccttaactCAACAGGTGGCaatgccgtcggtgacgcttgccgttagtatgggaaaatatcagagttgcatgtcttcttgatgaaGTAGTCTTCGGataattccaagaagagttcCATAAGCGATATTAAAAGAAGTTGCTAAGTCTACTCCGAAGAAAGCGCGGAGGAGATCtccaagaggagttcctagaaGTAATTGTAGAGGAGTTCCGAAAACAACTCACAGAAAGTTTTCTAAGTCAACTCCAAGAGGAGTTGTAAGCGGAACTTTAAAAGTAGTTTGAAAAGAAGCTTCAAGCGTAAATCCTAGGGAAGCCAACTTCAAGTGGAGTTCTGAGGAGATCTGCAAGAGGATCTTCCAAGGGGTACTCGTAGTTCCAAGAGGACCTTCAATACGAGTTCtaagaggaacttccagaggagttccaatgacaactcctggagcagttctaaagggaaatttaaaaggagttccaagaggaacccATAGAGAAGTTCCAAGGACATCTCCAGGAGCAGTTCCAAGAGGGCCTTCAAGAGAAGTTTCAAGTGCAACTTCAAGAAGAGTTCAAATGGCAACTCCAAGAGGAGTACCAAAGAAAACTTTAAGAGGAGTTCCAAATGGAACACCAAGAAAATTTCCAAGCgtaacacaaaaaaaagtttcaaggTCAAATTCAAAGGGAAATGAGGAGTTCAAGGGGCACCAGAAAGGAAATTTTAAGAGAATTTTCAAGAGAAGTTTCAAGATCAACTCCAAGAGGAGTTTCTATGGCAACTCCAAGAGATGTTTCAAAGTTAACTCCAAGAGCAGTTCCACGGGGAACTTTGAGAGGAGCTCAAAGATGAACTCCAAGAAAAGTTCCATTTGCAACTCCAAGGggatttccaatagaatttccAAAAGGTTTTCCAAGAAATACTTGGACCTTCAAGTGGAGTTCCAAGGGCAACTTCAAGAGGAGTTACAATGGTGATTCCAAGAGATGTTCTGAAGtaaattctaagagaaactccCAGGTCAACTCCAAAAGAAGTTCCAAGGGTAACTCCAAGAAAAATTCCAATGTCAACTCCAAAGGGAGTTCCTAAGAGATCTCATCACCgagaggagttccaagagaacCTTATGGAACTTCATAGAGGAACTCCAACAGAACAGATTCCAAGAAGATCTCCAAGAGAAGTTTCACGGGGTACTCGAAGAAgagctccaagagaaatttcaagaggagttGCAATGTTAactccaagagattttttcaagtcaACTCCAAGAGGAGTTTAAAGGGAACTTTAAAAGGAGTTCGTAAAAGAAGCTTCAAGGAAACTTTAATATCTAAGAGTTCCAAAAAAAAAGAGTTTCAAGAGAAACCAGAACAAAAGTTGCAAGAAAAATTCCAAGATAAGTTCTGAGGGCAACTCCAAGAGAAGTTTCAAAGTCAACTCCAAGAGCAGTTCTATGGAGAATTTTGAGAGGCATTTCAAAAAGAACTCTAAGAAAAGTTCCAAGGTCTTCACCAAAGGAAGTTCTAAGGGCAACTCCTAGAGTAGATCCAAATTAGATCTCTAAAAGTAATTCAAGGGGTATTTGGACCTTCAAGAGGGGTTCCAATGACAACTTTAAGAGGAGTTCAAAAgtcaattccagaaggagttccgagGGCACTCAAAAACGAAGATACAATTTCAACTCTAAAGACATTGCCGGGTCCCGTGTTGCAGTGGCCACGCCGTTACGCGTTCGCTTTATAAGCGGATTgtcatgggttcgatttccaGCAACGGCACTTGCCTTTTTTTTTGTCAGTAATTCATGCTTGCCTAGATCAGCTGGCACTGGCCCTCTTCTGTGCCCATAGCTCAAACGGATAGGATACTCATGATGgctcctcaatcggactggaaatggtgcaatagccacacatcaacatcatcatgCTTATCCTTCTATCATGGACAGAGTGAAAATAAAAGCAGCACAAGGCAACCAGCTCGCTATAGTATAAtagcatacatttaggcgctgtacaacgtGTGAGTGCAGCTGTCAGTTGCATTCGCTCACGTATTGCCCTAATGGACAATAAAGCGAGCTGTATAAATATAGGGTTAAGCGGTTAAGAATGAAAGAAAACTCCAAATGCAGTTCCAGGGAGATATCCAAGAGAAGTTCCAAGAGACAATCGAaaagaatttccgagaatcttGAAGAGAAGATCCAATGGCAACTTCAAACTTCAAGAGAAGATGGCAACTTTCAAAGTaaactttcaagaaatttcaagtggAACTTTAAGAAGAGTTCCAAAAGGAGATCCTATAGGAACTCCATGGGCAACTCAAATGGAAGCTTCATGGCCTGGCCAAGAGAAGTTTCAATGGATACTCGAAGAGGGACTGCAAGAGAATTTTCAAGGGGTGTGCCATGGGCAATTCCAAGACGAGTTTCAATGGCAACtccaagaaaattttctaagataACTCCATGGGGAGTTTCAAGGTGAGCTTTAATATggattccaagaagaactccGACAAGAGTTTGGAGAGGAGCCAGAAGAtaagttccaagaagaattccaagtgaaattcGAGGGGTAAGTTCAAAAGAAACAGCAAGACCAACTCCAGGAGATGTTCCAAGAAAATCTCTAAGAACAATTTCAGGGAGTACTCGAAGAGAGGTTCTTAGTAGCCTTCCAAGAGAAGTTCCAAGGTCAACTCTAAGGCGAATATCACAGGGATTTTAAGAACAGTTCCAAGACAAATTCAAATAAAAGTtcaaagaaaaactagaagagaAGTTACAATGGAAACTTAAAGGGAGTTCCATTTTTAACGCTATGAATAGTTCCAATGGGAACtccaccagaatttccaagcgaaACTTCAAGTGTTGCAAAGTTGCAAAGAAAACTCTTAGAAGAGTTCTCAAGAAAACACCACGAGAAATCTTAAtgggaaattctagagaaatttcaacaCGATTTCTTAGAAGAGTTTTGAGAGAAGCACCAAAGTTACTCCAATAGGAAATCCAAGAGGTGGATATAAATAAACTTTAAGAAGAGTTTTAAGgtaatttccgaagatttgtTCTACGAATCTATACGGGTTCATTTGAAACTCATTAATATTTGATTGATGATCTATTACGCTTGTAGGTCTAAAAGACTTTACTTCAAAGAGTTGTTGAGACGTCTGAAATGTCCATAGACTTCATTATACCTACAGTACAGTTTAGATCATGGGTACATCTTTGGTTTTTGGGCATTAGGGCACTATACTCACAACCTCTgtattagtaatcctacattatgtaGAGAATTTCTACTCTGTATAGGGGAATTCAGgtattttggacagaccgttacgcgtatatattttggacatttacggcaaaatcaaatggaaatgtccaaattatatacgcgtaacggtctgacCAAATTATCTCAATCACCCTAAATTGCCGGTTACGCATGTAAATAGATCTGGAGCCTTATACtcctaggggccgttcataaaccacgtagactttttggggggagggggggggggtgctaaccaaagtttttaaaatttttgtatgggcaaaagtctTACGAGGTGGGAGGGGGTCtaagatggtcaaattttggtctacgtggtttatgaacagtccccaaGTAGTTATTACAAACTTTCTCACTTCCAGTGTACAGTGTACCCTAAAGTCTGCCGATAATTCCCATGCGTTTAGTGTGTGTTGCCCACATGCCACTTACCCTAGTCGCCGCCGAAAGCGCCTACCGATAGGCAACCCCGACCACATCGACACTACTTACCCGGGCACACTTTGAGCGCGCAGATTAGCGTTTTGCTCTGGCACTTGCACATCAGACACGGTTCCTTCGTGGGAACTATCGACCCCTCCATGAAGTGGGTCCCGTTGTAGTAGCAACTGTTGGTTTCTGCAAAAAGACAATAAAACAAAACGACCGCAATCAGTTTAACAAGTGGTAATAAACAATCAATCGAATATGATTTTGAATTCGTGGGTCTTCATAATTGGCACACGGCGCAATGAAATTGCGGCTCTGCGCGCGAAGGGTCAAGAATGCCCCCTTGAGGGGGCTTATTTTCTTAGACGTGACGTATAATTCATTGTCGCACGACACGCCGATTACGGCAGGAAAAAAGCGATCAATCGTTCCGACTCAATGAGTGGATGGAtgaatggatggatggatggctcGTACATAGATAGGACAGTGACAAGAAAAGCATATTGAAAAAAGACAACGATCACGATCAACGACCGCAGGTAAGATGTGTAGGTTCGTCATAAATATTGGACCCCTATTACAGGCTGTCATTTCTGACCCACTGACATAGTTCGTTCGGAAGGTAGGTACTTTACACGGAGCAATGGAACAATCACGCTGGTCATAGGGGCACTAAATCATGAGTGCCCACCACTTGTACCAAGGGTTCACAACCTCTGTTCCGTCGGTACTTGTATGAAGAAGATTCATCTTAGGAGAGAGCTTCCTTCCATCATTTTATCTGCCAAGTGATTCGTCATAGATAAGAATAATGCATGATAAAGTACAACGATCGTCACGTATTAAGATTTTTAACAGTAGGCATACGAGGAATGAGAAAAAATGATGTTGAACGTGTTGCACTAGAGCGACTCAGTATGCCATCTGCACTTTCCACGCCTTCTAGCATCAACTAAATTTGATGTTTACATCACCTTTATTATTATTAGGCTGAAAAAGGCGGATCAGAAAGTATTCAATGTATCCCATTGAGGTCTTCAGTTTCTTCCCAGCAAGTCATTCTTTACCTCATTGCTGAACTGACCGGGCTACGACCAACCATATGGAAGATCGGGTAACTAAAAAGTATTGCCAGACAAGGCATTACGATAAGCACCGCCTATCACCGATTGCTTGAGAGTTCGTGGGGCCATATCAGACTGGATTCACTGAACGCGctgcaacggaccagatgttcgccattcgccaggtgttgcagaaatgccgcgaatacaacgtagccacacatcacttgttcatcgattttaaatcggcattattatacaatcgatcgagaccagctatggtagattatacacgaatactaattctcggataaactgatacggttgaccaaggcgacgatggatcgagtgatgtgcgtagttcgagtatcagggacactctcgagtcccttcgattctcacagagggttacggcaaggagaTGGTCTTTCGTGCCTGGCTTACCTtagctacactgtggtgcataattgatcgggcaaacgccgattttcatacaaaatggacaagtttgagatgctgtaactttggtttgcgttgatggattgagctcaatttttgacacggaactactcaTATGTTGAATTTTacgttagcagtggccctaccaacggaagagcagcttggcgcagctacacttgaagatggctggagggacatccgatccgccataggtagtacctcggctacagcactaggcttcgcgactccgaatcacagaaacgactggtacgacggcgaatgtgaacagttgaaaaacgagaagaatgcagcatgggcgagaatgctgcaacaccgtacgagagcgaatgaggcacgttacaaataggcgcggaacaggcagaactcagtcttccggatgaagaagtgccagcaggaagaacgagatcgcgaagcgatggaagaactgtaccgcgctaaggacacacgaaagttctacgagaagctgaactgctcgcgcagaggctttgtgccacaagccgacatgtgccgagataatcacgggaatattctcacgagcgagcgtgaggtggtcgagaggtggcggcagcattacga contains the following coding sequences:
- the LOC109429575 gene encoding uncharacterized protein LOC109429575 isoform X2, encoding MCINIILYKMDSIKRQLGLGDDRRWFLPGGGSSLLLLYGILTIMALTPRGSVEGYSVQKRETNSCYYNGTHFMEGSIVPTKEPCLMCKCQSKTLICALKVCPEQPIPPPRGCILVHKSGACCPYLQCSKLHLTSKNSGDRKKIHFLDYYEKEAEERLSNPNSYLRRSDDEDVEETGACIVNGTVYKSGSAMTSSSLCSYCYCINGRQKCVKPKCALPNPRCAPIFIDSACCPIRYDCTGKIPVKEVVSTESPNQIRRINNRHYLRTVERKGFKSTGCSVDGKLYPEGERISSPDPCQVCFCIRGEQKCTPKKCAPAIKGCTPRVPRGECCAVRYDCKIGDQKRQSSRKIEEEEESFDFFSILFGPDPDEPKPEAKNATELIVTEAPPVSSTSEKSFFDFLKAGLEFIDSNADDLLETTPASTAPEISSTTESITEVHTVRVEIVREPQTVYIEKPDFNFPVRVTSPPIRRVSTTLKPAPTTTKTQTTTSTTTPSTTTVSSTSTTTTAPSTTAIPTTTTLPSTTTRMVPTTTTRTVPSTTARTVPSTTTRTVPSTTARTEPSTTTARTTTTTTTETPSTTTTKTTVTTTKTPSTTPTTTPLPTTTTTTQVPSTTTSSSTVTTTVLPILETTTLPLQQKVNLTIPLDIDLTKAEPEFQDLESDSLLKENPTDVSNSLTDLESSEEYGDDDIDSAETSTAKSVETETISSTTESAERSSSEESVVTESTTTNAPIDVVIKIDDSVTSSAVESIISSLNAKIEKVEPIPATTTIATKRPNNKFVGFEVEKIPTTVLPAVVVSTTVPSSTEEVSTERSEVTTEGTSQESTTSGAVNDETDSSDESTVDYKGDEMLVEDMLTTESSNEGTTTEQSEEDDVGTTVGSFEVTSTVAPTTFIDDDKMEFKSESETDLPITEHDVQTTTEVSVTTTTQKIKTPSQKNTTKPLVTKENNLLSVLLTELSNIFDSTRNESKQNTKNKTEYRPVTPKPIPIGEFHRPSSIPSILESDIDLDYSEPTLPPSLPNLKIIPFLPADAVKKNEAPIPLAAPYDFYKPNPTNYPIITESYEPYGVPHDHEIHPGMPFKPPKYDYSYDQSLSSYPALTEGYDLDGKSNHYNTKIIRDKYDTIADTDYEYDTDALAKYELHAKKEHFKNELKKFIPTKYEVPQEGTYVPVYDKYGVGYPEKNVYYPNHKEKYEPVVYNAKMDVVSTEHPLFRMEEKSVAGSSGFSPPTKTEGGFLPKDHIKEDFYYEPYVTTAFPTDKTTEEYAAKIAINTTASTFGATIANPFIDVIRPEPAPPLMSLIEDKEKLFSVYHSVAKNNHSSLDDLLDTDTVDDSAEYDKQIISITTDANYLSTMGNSVEEVDMVSSIEGASALPLRGGMDYTVVPVEMETTQMVRNSTEPEPNGMFSLENVLNYLFREEEPYQDNGVRNTTSTTPALIDGVPPFKTIPAHLGSVYSPPTSIEGSLGEVQHHEEDDEQHDGTVTLKIEDGQNGTKDLYRPSLMDLPFLNPNFHSPSGSGTQDGAELKNDIDRYGFDPDVEHYQVISDGPPNTIPNSETYVVNPVDINKLKQHHSEGTAEITMKSKVYSLKDTVGILKLAGCNIYGRMYRVGRIISELSGPCLECKCTEVGVHCTPLNC
- the LOC109429575 gene encoding uncharacterized protein LOC109429575 isoform X1, with the protein product MCINIILYKMDSIKRQLGLGDDRRWFLPGGGSSLLLLYGILTIMALTPRGSVEGYSVQKRETNSCYYNGTHFMEGSIVPTKEPCLMCKCQSKTLICALKVCPEQPIPPPRGCILVHKSGACCPYLQCSKLHLTSKNSGDRKKIHFLDYYEKEAEERLSNPNSYLRRSDDEDVEETGACIVNGTVYKSGSAMTSSSLCSYCYCINGRQKCVKPKCALPNPRCAPIFIDSACCPIRYDCTGKIPVKEVVSTESPNQIRRINNRHYLRTVERKGFKSTGCSVDGKLYPEGERISSPDPCQVCFCIRGEQKCTPKKCAPAIKGCTPRVPRGECCAVRYDCSKLKAGSRVFRGSVDNSTLVSEIGDQKRQSSRKIEEEEESFDFFSILFGPDPDEPKPEAKNATELIVTEAPPVSSTSEKSFFDFLKAGLEFIDSNADDLLETTPASTAPEISSTTESITEVHTVRVEIVREPQTVYIEKPDFNFPVRVTSPPIRRVSTTLKPAPTTTKTQTTTSTTTPSTTTVSSTSTTTTAPSTTAIPTTTTLPSTTTRMVPTTTTRTVPSTTARTVPSTTTRTVPSTTARTEPSTTTARTTTTTTTETPSTTTTKTTVTTTKTPSTTPTTTPLPTTTTTTQVPSTTTSSSTVTTTVLPILETTTLPLQQKVNLTIPLDIDLTKAEPEFQDLESDSLLKENPTDVSNSLTDLESSEEYGDDDIDSAETSTAKSVETETISSTTESAERSSSEESVVTESTTTNAPIDVVIKIDDSVTSSAVESIISSLNAKIEKVEPIPATTTIATKRPNNKFVGFEVEKIPTTVLPAVVVSTTVPSSTEEVSTERSEVTTEGTSQESTTSGAVNDETDSSDESTVDYKGDEMLVEDMLTTESSNEGTTTEQSEEDDVGTTVGSFEVTSTVAPTTFIDDDKMEFKSESETDLPITEHDVQTTTEVSVTTTTQKIKTPSQKNTTKPLVTKENNLLSVLLTELSNIFDSTRNESKQNTKNKTEYRPVTPKPIPIGEFHRPSSIPSILESDIDLDYSEPTLPPSLPNLKIIPFLPADAVKKNEAPIPLAAPYDFYKPNPTNYPIITESYEPYGVPHDHEIHPGMPFKPPKYDYSYDQSLSSYPALTEGYDLDGKSNHYNTKIIRDKYDTIADTDYEYDTDALAKYELHAKKEHFKNELKKFIPTKYEVPQEGTYVPVYDKYGVGYPEKNVYYPNHKEKYEPVVYNAKMDVVSTEHPLFRMEEKSVAGSSGFSPPTKTEGGFLPKDHIKEDFYYEPYVTTAFPTDKTTEEYAAKIAINTTASTFGATIANPFIDVIRPEPAPPLMSLIEDKEKLFSVYHSVAKNNHSSLDDLLDTDTVDDSAEYDKQIISITTDANYLSTMGNSVEEVDMVSSIEGASALPLRGGMDYTVVPVEMETTQMVRNSTEPEPNGMFSLENVLNYLFREEEPYQDNGVRNTTSTTPALIDGVPPFKTIPAHLGSVYSPPTSIEGSLGEVQHHEEDDEQHDGTVTLKIEDGQNGTKDLYRPSLMDLPFLNPNFHSPSGSGTQDGAELKNDIDRYGFDPDVEHYQVISDGPPNTIPNSETYVVNPVDINKLKQHHSEGTAEITMKSKVYSLKDTVGILKLAGCNIYGRMYRVGRIISELSGPCLECKCTEVGVHCTPLNC